The Anoxybacillus flavithermus genome has a segment encoding these proteins:
- a CDS encoding citrate synthase (catalyzes the formation of citrate from acetyl-CoA and oxaloacetate) produces MTVTRGLEGVVATTSTISSIIDDTLTYVGYNIDDLAEHATFEEVVYLLWHRKLPNKEELETLTKQLAENADIPQQVIDHFKMYPLDQVHPMAALRTAISFLGLYDEEAEAMNPEANYRKAIRLQAKVSTIVAAFSRIRKGLEPVPPRKDLSFAANFLYMLTGKEPDPIAEEAFNKALVLHADHELNASTFTARVCVATLSDVYSGITAAIGALKGPLHGGANEAVMKMLTEIGTLENVETYVHNKLNNKEKIMGFGHRVYRQGDPRAKHLKKMSEKLTKLTGEPHWYDMSVKIEEIVTSTKGLPPNVDFYSASVYHSLGIDHDLFTPIFAISRMSGWLAHILEQYENNRLIRPRAEYTGPTRQVYVPLEERA; encoded by the coding sequence ATGACAGTAACTCGCGGTCTCGAAGGGGTTGTAGCAACCACTTCCACAATTAGTTCAATCATCGATGATACGCTCACATATGTTGGGTATAATATCGATGACTTAGCAGAACATGCTACGTTTGAAGAGGTCGTCTATTTGCTTTGGCATCGCAAACTGCCGAACAAAGAAGAGCTAGAAACGTTAACAAAGCAGTTAGCGGAAAATGCCGATATTCCGCAACAAGTCATTGATCATTTTAAAATGTATCCGCTTGATCAAGTTCATCCAATGGCAGCGCTTCGTACAGCGATTTCATTTCTTGGCTTATACGATGAAGAAGCGGAAGCGATGAATCCGGAGGCGAACTATCGCAAAGCTATTCGTCTACAGGCGAAAGTATCGACAATTGTTGCTGCGTTTTCTCGCATTCGCAAAGGATTAGAACCTGTGCCACCGCGCAAAGATTTAAGTTTTGCGGCAAACTTTTTATATATGCTAACAGGTAAAGAACCAGATCCGATTGCTGAGGAAGCGTTTAATAAAGCGCTCGTGCTTCATGCGGATCACGAGTTGAATGCTTCGACGTTCACTGCGCGCGTCTGTGTTGCGACTTTATCAGATGTGTACTCAGGTATTACGGCAGCGATTGGAGCATTAAAAGGGCCGCTTCACGGCGGAGCAAATGAAGCGGTAATGAAAATGTTGACGGAAATCGGTACACTTGAAAATGTGGAAACATACGTTCACAACAAACTGAATAACAAAGAGAAAATTATGGGGTTCGGTCATCGCGTTTATCGCCAAGGTGACCCGCGTGCGAAACATTTGAAAAAAATGTCTGAGAAATTAACGAAGTTAACAGGAGAGCCACATTGGTATGATATGTCGGTGAAAATTGAAGAGATTGTTACATCGACAAAAGGTTTGCCACCAAATGTTGACTTCTACTCAGCTTCTGTTTACCATAGTTTAGGAATTGATCATGATTTATTTACACCAATTTTTGCGATTAGCCGCATGTCTGGATGGCTTGCGCACATTTTAGAGCAGTACGAAAACAACCGTCTCATTCGTCCTCGTGCCGAATATACAGGACCTACGAGACAAGTATACGTGCCGCTTGAAGAACGTGCATAA
- a CDS encoding isocitrate dehydrogenase (NADP(+)): protein MMQGEKITVTNGVLNVPNYPIIPFIEGDGTGPDIWAAASRVLEAAVEKAYKGERKIVWKEVLAGEKAFKLTGEWLPQETLDTIREYIIAIKGPLTTPVGGGIRSLNVALRQELDLFVCLRPVRYFKGVPSPVKRPEDTDMVIFRENTEDIYAGIEYAKGTPEVRKLIDFLQNEMGVRKIRFPETSGIGIKPISEEGTKRLVRAAIKYAIEHGRKSVTLVHKGNIMKYTEGAFKNWGYELAEQEFGDQVFTWAEYDRIVETHGKEAANRAQAEAEAAGKIIVKDAIADIFLQQILTRPREFDVVATMNLNGDYISDALAAQVGGIGIAPGANINYETGHAIFEATHGTAPKYAGLDKVNPSSVILSGVMMFEHLGWNEAAKLIVDSMEKTIASKVVTYDFARLMEGATEVKCSEFADALIRNMGE from the coding sequence GTGATGCAAGGTGAAAAAATTACGGTTACAAACGGGGTATTAAACGTTCCAAACTATCCGATTATTCCATTTATTGAAGGGGACGGGACAGGTCCAGATATTTGGGCAGCCGCATCTCGCGTATTAGAAGCGGCTGTGGAAAAAGCTTATAAAGGGGAGCGCAAAATCGTTTGGAAAGAAGTGCTTGCTGGGGAAAAAGCGTTTAAGTTGACTGGTGAATGGTTGCCACAAGAAACGCTTGATACGATTCGTGAATACATAATTGCCATTAAAGGACCGCTGACAACACCGGTAGGCGGTGGAATTCGTTCATTAAACGTTGCGCTTCGTCAAGAGCTCGATTTATTTGTGTGCTTACGCCCAGTTCGTTATTTTAAAGGAGTACCGTCTCCGGTAAAGCGTCCGGAAGATACAGACATGGTGATTTTCCGTGAAAATACGGAAGACATTTATGCGGGAATTGAGTATGCAAAAGGAACACCAGAAGTGAGAAAATTAATTGATTTCTTGCAAAATGAAATGGGTGTGCGTAAAATTCGCTTCCCTGAAACATCGGGAATCGGTATTAAACCAATTTCAGAAGAAGGTACGAAACGATTAGTGCGCGCAGCAATTAAATACGCCATTGAACATGGTCGCAAATCTGTCACGCTCGTTCATAAAGGAAACATTATGAAATATACAGAAGGTGCGTTCAAAAACTGGGGCTATGAATTAGCTGAGCAAGAATTCGGTGATCAAGTGTTTACTTGGGCTGAGTATGACCGCATCGTTGAAACGCACGGAAAAGAAGCTGCAAACCGCGCACAAGCAGAAGCAGAAGCAGCAGGAAAAATCATCGTGAAAGATGCGATTGCAGATATTTTCTTGCAACAAATTTTAACTCGTCCGCGCGAGTTCGATGTTGTTGCAACAATGAACTTAAACGGTGACTACATTTCTGATGCGTTGGCAGCACAAGTGGGTGGCATCGGTATTGCACCAGGCGCAAACATTAACTATGAAACAGGACATGCGATCTTTGAAGCAACGCACGGAACTGCACCAAAATATGCGGGATTGGATAAAGTAAATCCATCGTCGGTCATCTTATCTGGTGTCATGATGTTTGAACATCTTGGTTGGAATGAGGCGGCAAAACTGATCGTTGACTCTATGGAGAAGACGATTGCCTCAAAAGTCGTCACATATGACTTTGCTCGTTTGATGGAAGGCGCAACAGAAGTGAAATGTTCAGAATTCGCAGATGCTCTCATTCGAAACATGGGAGAATAA
- a CDS encoding malate dehydrogenase (Catalyzes the reversible oxidation of malate to oxaloacetate): MGMKRKKISIIGAGFTGATTAFILAQKELGDIVLVDIPQLENPTKGKALDMLESSPVLGFDANIIGTSDYADTADSDVVVITAGIARKPGMSRDDLVTTNQGIMKAVTKEVVKYSPNCFIIVLTNPVDAMTYTVFKESGFPKNRVIGQSGVLDTARFRTFVAQELNLSVKDITGFVLGGHGDDMVPLVRYSYAGGIPLETLIPKERLDAIVERTRKGGGEIVNLLGNGSAYYAPAASLAEMVEAIVKDQRRVLPAIAYLEGEYGYEGIYLGVPTILGGNGIEKVIELELTEEEKAALAKSVESVKNVMKVLQ, encoded by the coding sequence GTGGGTATGAAACGAAAAAAAATCTCAATTATCGGTGCTGGATTTACGGGAGCGACGACGGCGTTCATTTTAGCGCAAAAAGAGCTTGGAGACATCGTTCTCGTTGACATTCCACAATTAGAAAATCCGACAAAAGGAAAAGCGCTCGATATGCTTGAGTCAAGCCCTGTTCTTGGATTCGACGCTAACATTATTGGCACGTCGGATTATGCGGATACAGCTGATTCGGATGTTGTTGTTATCACTGCGGGCATTGCACGCAAACCAGGCATGAGCCGCGATGATTTAGTTACGACAAACCAAGGAATTATGAAGGCGGTCACGAAAGAAGTTGTCAAGTATTCGCCAAACTGCTTCATTATCGTATTAACGAATCCTGTTGATGCGATGACATATACGGTTTTTAAAGAATCTGGCTTTCCGAAAAACCGCGTCATCGGTCAATCTGGGGTATTAGATACCGCACGTTTCCGTACATTTGTTGCACAAGAGCTAAATTTATCCGTGAAAGATATTACAGGGTTTGTTTTAGGTGGTCATGGAGATGACATGGTGCCGCTTGTCCGCTATTCGTATGCAGGTGGCATTCCGCTTGAAACGTTAATTCCGAAGGAGCGCTTAGATGCCATCGTTGAACGCACGCGCAAAGGTGGCGGTGAAATCGTCAACTTGCTTGGAAACGGTAGTGCCTATTATGCGCCAGCTGCTTCTCTTGCTGAAATGGTTGAAGCGATCGTAAAAGACCAGCGCCGAGTTCTTCCAGCCATCGCTTATTTAGAAGGCGAATACGGATATGAAGGAATTTATTTAGGTGTGCCAACCATTTTAGGTGGCAATGGAATCGAAAAAGTCATCGAATTAGAGCTAACAGAAGAAGAGAAAGCGGCGTTAGCAAAATCTGTTGAGTCGGTGAAAAATGTGATGAAAGTGTTACAATAA
- a CDS encoding enoyl-CoA hydratase: MGMLSKKRKLGRLISDISVGEKLVLTEAIEDKDLLLYLGLTNDANPLYIQHDYASQTPWKRPIVPAIMLTGIITSAVSKYLPGPGSHIVSQTIEFKRPVYHYEHVEFLFEVTSVDEENNEIHISVQAIRDEEEVLVGSLRVVPPYPFVEEKALDNF, encoded by the coding sequence ATGGGTATGCTGAGCAAAAAACGCAAACTTGGACGTTTAATTTCGGACATTTCCGTTGGTGAGAAGCTCGTCTTAACGGAAGCGATCGAAGATAAAGATTTATTGTTATACTTAGGGCTCACAAACGATGCCAATCCGCTCTATATTCAACATGACTACGCATCGCAAACGCCATGGAAACGTCCGATCGTACCAGCTATTATGTTAACAGGTATCATTACATCGGCTGTTTCAAAGTATTTACCGGGACCAGGAAGCCATATTGTTTCGCAAACGATTGAATTTAAACGACCAGTATATCATTATGAGCATGTTGAATTTTTATTTGAAGTGACATCTGTTGATGAAGAAAATAATGAAATTCATATTTCCGTTCAAGCGATCCGCGATGAAGAAGAAGTATTGGTTGGATCATTGCGTGTCGTTCCGCCATATCCGTTCGTTGAAGAGAAAGCGTTAGATAACTTTTAA
- a CDS encoding DNA-binding response regulator, with product MSKRVLVVDDEQSIVTLLEYNLKQAGFIVLTAYDGEEGLHKALEERPDFIILDLMLPKLDGIEVCKQLRQQKVMTPILMLTAKDDEFDKVLGLELGADDYMTKPFSPREVVARVKAILRRTVIHGQEEKQEHSDDSLVVGQLEIFPDRYEAYFAQKRLELTPKEFELLAYLAKYKGRVLTRDQLLSAVWNYDFAGDTRIVDVHISHLRDKIEQDTRKPVYIKTIRGLGYKLEEPKADE from the coding sequence ATGTCGAAACGTGTGTTAGTTGTCGATGACGAGCAGTCGATTGTTACGCTGTTAGAGTACAATTTAAAACAGGCAGGGTTTATTGTATTGACAGCTTATGATGGAGAAGAAGGACTGCATAAAGCGTTAGAGGAACGCCCTGATTTTATCATTCTCGATTTAATGTTACCGAAATTAGATGGGATTGAAGTATGTAAACAGCTGCGACAACAAAAAGTGATGACCCCTATTTTAATGTTAACGGCAAAAGACGATGAATTTGATAAAGTGCTTGGTCTTGAACTGGGTGCTGATGACTATATGACAAAGCCGTTCAGCCCACGTGAAGTTGTAGCGCGTGTGAAGGCGATTTTACGTCGCACAGTTATCCATGGACAAGAAGAAAAGCAAGAACATAGTGACGATTCGCTCGTTGTCGGACAACTAGAAATTTTCCCAGATCGTTATGAGGCCTATTTTGCACAAAAAAGATTAGAACTCACCCCGAAAGAATTTGAACTATTAGCATACTTAGCGAAATATAAAGGTCGTGTCTTGACGCGTGATCAATTATTAAGTGCGGTATGGAACTATGACTTTGCAGGCGATACGCGCATTGTCGATGTGCATATTAGCCATTTGCGTGACAAAATCGAACAAGATACACGCAAGCCTGTATATATAAAAACGATACGCGGCTTAGGATATAAGCTGGAGGAGCCGAAAGCGGATGAATAA
- a CDS encoding PAS domain-containing sensor histidine kinase: protein MNKFRSRLLLGLISVILSVLFGLGLLLGQLFQKFYADTVHDRMAKEAKLLALYMENKSLQSDMFGQRLRAISDMLSARITIVDRDGKVLLDTNNYVLIDKKRHQKFIQTLLKKEDESVIFEEEQDLYYYAVPFWKHDQQLGHIVMSLPMDAIERVDEQIWLLLMFSLSIAFFIILLLGMKITNQYTKPIEAATKVAMELARGNYKARTYESREDETGMLSQSLNILARNLQEMVRTQEMQQDRLRALIENIGSGLILIDQRGYISLMNRAYKEMFRIDPSDYVHRLYYEAFPYKEVIALVEEIFMTEVNVRKQMLLPVDIERKHFEVYGTPIIGTNDEWKGIIVVFHDITELKKLEQMRKDFVANVSHELKTPITSIKGFAETLLDGAMHDAQTLEYFLTIILKESERLQHLIQDLLDLSKIEQQGFTLNISVVDLHEVLKEVIVMLEAKANDKQITLEYTSNAPVCYMYGDLHRLKQIFINLINNAIAYTPAGGRVTVYVEKDEKELHVHVSDTGIGIEQKEIPRIFERFYRVDKARSRNSGGTGLGLAIVKHLVEAHHGTISVKSEVGIGTTFTVHFRADACADE, encoded by the coding sequence ATGAATAAATTTCGCTCTCGGCTATTGCTTGGGCTTATTTCTGTCATTTTGTCTGTTTTATTTGGCCTAGGTTTGTTATTAGGTCAACTGTTTCAAAAATTTTATGCAGACACGGTACATGACCGAATGGCGAAAGAGGCAAAACTTTTGGCTTTATATATGGAAAATAAATCGCTCCAGTCTGATATGTTTGGGCAACGATTGCGCGCAATTAGCGATATGCTGTCTGCTCGCATCACAATTGTTGATCGAGACGGAAAAGTTCTGTTGGATACGAATAACTACGTACTAATTGATAAAAAGCGTCATCAAAAGTTCATTCAAACGTTATTAAAAAAAGAAGATGAATCAGTTATATTTGAAGAAGAACAAGATTTATATTATTATGCTGTACCATTTTGGAAACACGATCAGCAGCTTGGGCATATTGTCATGAGTTTACCTATGGATGCGATTGAGCGGGTAGATGAACAAATTTGGCTGTTGCTTATGTTTAGTTTAAGTATTGCTTTTTTCATCATTCTTTTATTAGGTATGAAAATTACAAATCAATATACAAAGCCGATTGAAGCGGCAACAAAAGTAGCGATGGAGTTGGCGCGCGGCAATTATAAAGCGAGAACGTACGAAAGCAGAGAAGATGAAACCGGGATGCTCAGCCAGTCATTAAACATTTTGGCGCGAAATTTACAAGAGATGGTGCGTACACAAGAAATGCAACAAGACCGTTTGCGAGCCCTTATTGAAAATATAGGGAGCGGTTTAATTTTAATTGATCAACGTGGCTATATTTCATTAATGAACCGCGCATATAAAGAAATGTTCCGTATCGATCCGTCCGACTATGTTCATCGTTTATATTATGAGGCGTTTCCGTATAAAGAAGTGATTGCACTTGTAGAAGAAATATTTATGACAGAAGTAAATGTACGTAAACAAATGCTTCTTCCAGTCGACATTGAACGGAAACACTTTGAAGTGTACGGAACGCCAATTATTGGGACAAATGACGAATGGAAAGGAATTATCGTTGTATTCCATGATATTACTGAGCTTAAAAAACTTGAACAAATGCGCAAAGATTTTGTCGCCAATGTTTCTCACGAGTTAAAAACACCGATTACGTCCATTAAAGGTTTTGCAGAAACGTTGTTAGATGGAGCAATGCACGATGCTCAAACGCTTGAATACTTTTTAACCATTATTTTAAAAGAAAGTGAGCGTCTTCAACATTTAATTCAAGATTTGCTCGATTTGTCAAAAATCGAACAGCAAGGATTTACGTTAAATATATCCGTTGTTGACTTGCATGAAGTATTGAAGGAAGTCATCGTTATGCTTGAAGCGAAAGCAAACGATAAGCAAATTACATTGGAATATACATCGAATGCACCGGTTTGTTATATGTATGGCGATTTACACCGCTTAAAGCAAATTTTTATTAATTTAATTAATAACGCGATCGCTTATACGCCAGCAGGCGGGCGCGTAACGGTTTATGTGGAGAAAGATGAGAAAGAGCTACACGTTCATGTAAGCGACACAGGAATTGGAATTGAACAAAAAGAAATTCCACGTATTTTTGAACGATTTTATCGTGTAGATAAAGCACGAAGTCGCAACTCAGGTGGTACGGGTCTTGGATTAGCGATTGTG